The following coding sequences are from one Pseudonocardia sp. HH130630-07 window:
- a CDS encoding 4'-phosphopantetheinyl transferase family protein → MTVTVWWAAPVEPASRPDLVALLDAHERERMSALRRAEDRARYLAAHALTRLVLAAGLDADPAALELDRTCRCGQQHGKPRLAGRPDAPGFSLTHSGALVGVAVGPGPVGIDVEQQRSLGDLAGLARHALSPVERAAGPVEANGFLVTWTRKEALVKATGEGLSSPMDAITLTAPDGPAGILDWPDSGGPWWVADVATPWPDHPGAVAGAGPAAPPIVVADGDAVLSVVRGTMGA, encoded by the coding sequence GTGACCGTCACCGTGTGGTGGGCCGCTCCGGTGGAGCCGGCGTCCCGACCCGATCTCGTCGCCCTCCTCGACGCCCACGAGCGCGAGCGGATGTCCGCCCTGCGCCGGGCCGAGGACCGGGCCCGGTACCTCGCCGCGCACGCCCTGACCCGGCTGGTCCTCGCCGCCGGTCTCGACGCCGACCCCGCCGCGCTGGAGCTGGACCGCACCTGCCGCTGCGGGCAGCAGCACGGCAAGCCCCGGCTCGCCGGGCGGCCGGACGCACCCGGGTTCTCCCTGACCCACTCCGGCGCGCTGGTCGGGGTCGCGGTCGGGCCGGGACCGGTCGGGATCGACGTCGAGCAGCAGCGCTCGCTGGGTGACCTCGCCGGCCTGGCCCGGCACGCGCTGTCGCCGGTCGAACGGGCGGCGGGGCCGGTCGAGGCGAACGGTTTCCTCGTCACCTGGACGCGCAAGGAGGCGCTGGTCAAGGCCACCGGGGAGGGCCTGTCCAGCCCGATGGACGCGATCACGCTGACCGCTCCGGACGGCCCGGCCGGGATCCTCGACTGGCCGGACTCCGGCGGGCCGTGGTGGGTCGCCGACGTCGCCACGCCGTGGCCCGACCATCCCGGCGCCGTCGCGGGTGCCGGTCCGGCGGCGCCCCCGATCGTCGTCGCGGACGGCGACGCGGTCCTGTCGGTGGTCCGGGGCACCATGGGGGCATGA
- a CDS encoding IS5 family transposase, translating to MRPGVVHRGGVARRRRRYPSDTSDEQWALIEPLLPAAGAGGRPEKHARRDVVDAILYVVRAGCAWRALPVDFPPWQTVYWYFNRWEQQRVTEQILPIVRRQLRADEGRDPEPSAGIIDSQSVRGADTVGRDTRGYDAGKKINGRKRFIVTDTLGLLLTTMVCSASVQDRDGAKSILLDLYLRTRVRFVYADAGFAGRLLDWATTILHTSVEIVRKPPEQRGFAVLPRRWVVERTLAWVTAHRRLARDYERHPAVSEAMIRWAAINTITRRIARGEPARRQQKYVVTPST from the coding sequence ATGCGTCCGGGTGTGGTCCATCGTGGAGGAGTGGCTCGGCGTAGGCGGCGGTACCCCTCGGACACCAGCGATGAGCAGTGGGCGTTGATCGAGCCGCTGCTGCCAGCGGCGGGGGCGGGAGGCCGGCCGGAGAAGCACGCGCGCCGTGATGTGGTGGATGCGATCCTCTACGTCGTGCGCGCCGGGTGCGCGTGGCGGGCTCTACCAGTGGATTTCCCGCCGTGGCAGACGGTGTACTGGTACTTCAACCGGTGGGAGCAGCAGAGGGTCACCGAGCAGATCCTCCCGATCGTGCGCCGTCAGCTACGCGCTGATGAGGGCCGCGACCCCGAACCCAGCGCGGGGATCATCGACTCGCAGTCGGTGAGGGGCGCTGACACGGTCGGGCGGGACACCCGCGGCTACGACGCCGGGAAGAAGATCAACGGTCGGAAGCGGTTCATCGTGACCGACACCCTCGGCCTGCTGCTGACCACGATGGTGTGCTCGGCGTCGGTGCAGGACCGCGATGGCGCCAAGTCGATCCTGCTCGACCTCTACCTGCGCACGAGGGTGCGGTTCGTCTACGCCGACGCCGGGTTCGCCGGGCGCCTGCTGGACTGGGCGACCACGATCCTGCACACCAGCGTCGAGATCGTGCGCAAACCGCCTGAGCAGCGCGGATTCGCCGTCCTCCCGCGGCGGTGGGTGGTCGAGCGGACCCTGGCCTGGGTCACCGCACACCGCCGCCTGGCCCGCGACTACGAACGCCACCCCGCAGTGTCCGAGGCCATGATCCGCTGGGCGGCGATCAACACCATCACCCGCCGCATCGCCCGTGGCGAACCCGCCCGACGCCAGCAGAAGTACGTAGTCACACCCTCAACATGA
- a CDS encoding serine hydrolase domain-containing protein, whose protein sequence is MPELAGTPAGAVTLQELATHTSGLPPVPPAVATASVLPALMNENPYDVSTAALIDATRTTPTATRGSYAYSNLGISLLGHAEARAAGAADWSALVRERLLDPLGMQSTRLTTAGPDDALAPMFSNGWRAPSWWGRGSPRPARRRSARRPTSVGSPPRSSPAPPRVPRPSTRSPTRTPAGSAWPGA, encoded by the coding sequence TTGCCGGAGCTGGCCGGCACCCCGGCCGGTGCGGTGACCCTGCAGGAGCTGGCCACCCACACCAGCGGCCTGCCGCCGGTCCCGCCCGCCGTCGCCACCGCCTCGGTCCTCCCCGCGCTGATGAACGAGAACCCCTACGACGTCTCCACCGCGGCCCTGATCGACGCCACCCGGACCACTCCGACGGCGACCCGCGGCAGCTACGCCTACTCCAACCTCGGCATCTCGCTGCTCGGGCACGCCGAGGCCAGGGCGGCCGGGGCGGCGGACTGGTCCGCGCTGGTCCGGGAGCGGCTGCTCGACCCGCTCGGCATGCAATCGACCCGCCTCACCACCGCAGGGCCGGACGACGCGCTCGCGCCGATGTTCTCGAACGGCTGGCGGGCGCCGTCCTGGTGGGGGAGGGGTTCGCCCCGTCCGGCACGTCGGCGGTCAGCACGGCGGCCGACCTCGGTCGGTTCGCCGCCGCGGTCCTCGCCGGCACCGCCCCGGGTGCCGCGGCCCTCGACCCGGTCGCCGACGCGGACGCCGGCCGGATCGGCCTGGCCTGGAGCGTGA
- a CDS encoding cytochrome P450 family protein, with amino-acid sequence MALTTTGTEPHALFSGDFWDDPHPAYAALRTEEPVRRLALPDGPAWLLTRYADVREAFVDPRLSKDWRWTLPAEQRAEHAATEMTPMMILMDPPDHTRLRKLVSRSFTVRRMNELQPRVEEITQELLDGLPADRPVDLMREYAFLVPVLVICELLGVPAEDRDQFSAWSSVMVDDSPQEQKYAAMGSLHGYLGELIERKRTEPDEALISSLLAVSEADGDRLSHEELVAMSMLLLIAGHETTVNLIGNGVLALLTHPGQRELLRADPSLVGTAVEEFLRFDSPVTNTPLRFTSEDVVYSGVTIPAGSTVMLGLAAANRDPEWTDRADELDITRDTSGGVYFGHGIHFCLGAQLARTEGRVAIGRLIAQRPDLALAVDPAGLTYRESTLVRGLTAMPVTLGAPA; translated from the coding sequence ATGGCGCTGACCACCACCGGCACCGAGCCGCACGCACTGTTCTCCGGCGACTTCTGGGACGACCCGCACCCCGCCTACGCCGCGCTGCGCACCGAGGAGCCGGTGCGGCGGCTGGCGCTGCCGGACGGGCCGGCGTGGCTGCTCACCCGCTACGCCGACGTGCGCGAGGCGTTCGTCGACCCGCGGCTGTCCAAGGACTGGCGCTGGACGCTGCCGGCCGAGCAGCGGGCCGAGCACGCGGCGACCGAGATGACGCCGATGATGATCCTGATGGACCCGCCCGACCACACCCGGCTGCGCAAGCTGGTCAGCCGGTCCTTCACCGTCCGGCGGATGAACGAGCTGCAGCCGCGGGTGGAGGAGATCACCCAGGAGCTGCTCGACGGGTTGCCCGCCGACCGGCCGGTCGACCTGATGCGGGAGTACGCGTTCCTGGTCCCGGTGCTGGTCATCTGCGAGCTGCTCGGCGTCCCGGCCGAGGACCGGGACCAGTTCTCCGCGTGGTCGTCGGTGATGGTCGACGACTCGCCGCAGGAGCAGAAGTACGCGGCGATGGGCAGCCTGCACGGCTACCTGGGCGAGCTCATCGAGCGCAAGCGCACCGAGCCGGACGAGGCCCTGATCTCCTCGCTGCTCGCGGTCAGCGAGGCCGACGGCGACCGGCTGTCCCACGAGGAGCTCGTCGCCATGTCGATGCTGCTGCTCATCGCCGGGCACGAGACGACCGTCAACCTGATCGGCAACGGCGTGCTCGCCCTGCTGACCCACCCCGGCCAGCGCGAGCTGCTGCGTGCCGACCCGTCGCTCGTCGGCACCGCGGTCGAGGAGTTCCTGCGGTTCGACTCTCCGGTGACGAACACCCCGCTGCGCTTCACCAGCGAGGACGTCGTCTACTCCGGCGTGACGATCCCGGCCGGGTCGACGGTGATGCTCGGTCTGGCCGCGGCGAACCGCGACCCGGAGTGGACCGACCGTGCCGACGAGCTCGACATCACCCGGGACACCTCCGGCGGTGTGTACTTCGGCCACGGCATCCACTTCTGTCTCGGCGCGCAGCTCGCACGGACCGAGGGCCGGGTCGCGATCGGCCGGCTGATCGCGCAGCGCCCGGACCTGGCACTGGCCGTCGATCCGGCCGGGCTGACCTACCGGGAGTCGACCCTGGTGCGGGGGCTGACCGCGATGCCGGTGACCCTGGGCGCCCCGGCCTGA